The proteins below come from a single Malus sylvestris chromosome 3, drMalSylv7.2, whole genome shotgun sequence genomic window:
- the LOC126616156 gene encoding uncharacterized protein LOC126616156 isoform X2 → MELAVRQISFSSLPKINVKPREQRRRQSSLVSSALPETVASIAIAASVVGTAAAVLAKRTKAAEEAEVPMKICEACRGSGICPECKGEGFVLKKLSDESAERARMASKNMATRYTAGLPKKWSYCTKCSSARSCLACSGRGKIALL, encoded by the exons ATGGAGTTGGCTGTGCGCCAAATATCATTTTCTTCCCTTCCTAAGA TCAATGTAAAGCCACGAGAGCAAAGAAGAAGACAATCATCATTGGTATCTTCTGCCCTACCTGAAACAGTGGCTTCAATAGCGATTGCTGCTTCAGTCGTTGGTACAGCAGCTGCGGTTCTTGCAAAGAGAACCAAAGCTGCTGAAGAAGCTGAG GTTCCTATGAAAATATGTGAAGCCTGTCGTGGTTCTGGTATATGTCCTGAATGCAAAGGCGAAGGCTTTGTACTCAAGAAACTCTCTGACGAAAGTGCTGAGAGGGCAAGAATGGCTTCTAAGAATATGGCCACTCGATACACAGCAGG GCTTCCAAAGAAATGGAGCTACTGCACAAAATGCTCTTCTGCGCGATCATGCCTTGCCTGCAGTGGCCGTGGAAAGATAGCTTTGCTTTAA
- the LOC126616149 gene encoding uncharacterized protein LOC126616149: MAHQAESSDWKKEDLWTAILGRKKSQNRLVVDEAVNDDNSIVAMHPETMEKLQIFRGDTILIKGKKQKDTICIALADDTCKETRIKMNKVVRSNLRVRLGDVVSVHQCPDVKYGKSVHILPIDDSIQGVTENLFDAFLKPYFLEAYRPVRKGDLFLVRGRMRSVEFKVIETDPREYCVVAPDTEIFCEGFPVRREDEERLDEVCYDDVGGVRKQIAQILSCVLLEPTVFPEEVFSPKEQASVEEWASWHDALKKLKHSLANEARVLSSVEELIPSGEAFSSQVDFRGVKVRSGLVEALSKFFERADDADVSLIGLSPFMRGMIFEELGLLLYDMEHTSPIELTKHKLLCWRDMITDVAALGVPVGSLIERLEEFRDTMFGLQFERKGVLDQFIKVNKLMRALELQLKELEVEKLKLKKLVCGSSKEITVCLQLAADQLLVDTSSSSSEIA; this comes from the exons ATGGCTCACCAAGCCGAATCGTCCGACTG gaaGAAGGAGGACTTGTGGACGGCAATTCTGGGGCGGAAGAAGTCGCAGAACCGTCTCGTCGTTGATGAGGCTGTAAACGACGATAACTCCATCGTTGCAATGCATCCCGAAACCATGGAAAAGCTACAGATTTTCCGTGGCGACACCATCCTCATCAAG GGGAAGAAACAAAAAGACACAATCTGCATTGCACTTGCTGATGACACCTGTAAAGAGACAAGAATCAAGATGAACAAGGTTGTCAGGTCGAATTTAAGGGTTCGACTTGGGGATGTTGTGTCTGTACATCAATGCCCTGATGTTAAGTATGGGAAGAGTGTTCACATTCTGCCTATTGATGACTCTATTCAAGGAGTTACGGAAAATCTCTTTGATGCCTTTTTGAAAC CTTATTTCTTGGAAGCTTACCGCCCTGTGAGGAAAGGAGATCTGTTCCTTGTCAGAGGAAGAATGAGAAGTGTAGAGTTTAAGGTCATTGAAACAGACCCAAGAGAATATTGTGTGGTTGCCCCTGACACTGAGATCTTTTGTGAGGGTTTCCCCGTGAGAAGGGAGGATGAGGAAAGGTTGGATGAAGTTTGTTATGATGATGTGGGTGGTGTTAGGAAGCAAATAGCTCAAATCCTCAGTTGCGTTCTTCTCGAGCCTACCGTTTTTCCTGAAGAGGTTTTTTCTCCCAAGGAGCAAGCTTCAGTTGAAGAATGGGCATCGTGGCATGATGCCCTCAAAAAGCTCAAGCATAGTCTTGCCAATGAAGCTAGGGTGTTAAGTTCGGTTGAGGAACTGATTCCTTCTGGCGAGGCCTTCTCTTCCCAGGTTGACTTTAGGGGAGTGAAGGTTCGTTCTGGATTAGTTGAGGCGTTGAGCAAGTTCTTTGAGCGTGCTGATGATGCAGATGTGAGCTTGATAGGTTTATCTCCCTTTATGCGTGGGATGATCTTTGAAGAGCTTGGGCTTCTACTTTACGATATGGAGCACACTTCCCCAATAGAACTCACAAAGCACAAACTGTTATGTTGGCGTGACATGATCACCGATGTAGCCGCTTTGGGCGTGCCGGTGGGTTCTCTAATTGAGAGGCTGGAAGAGTTCCGCGATACCATGTTTGGACTTCAATTTGAAAGGAAAGGTGTCTTGGATCAATTCATTAAAGTCAACAAATTGATGCGTGCTCTCGAACTGCAACTTAAGGAACTAGAGGTTGAGAAGCTCAAATTAAAGAAGTTGGTTTGTGGAAGCTCCAAGGAAATAACAGTGTGCCTTCAGCTTGCAGCAGATCAGTTGCTTGTTGACACCTCTAGTAGTTCTTCTGAGAT AGCATGA